The segment TTCTGCATTCCAGGTCTTTTCCATGCTGGAAGAAGTTCCAAATCGAATAGGTGCCCAGAAACCTCCCAGTCTATGGTCTCGATTCGCAATCTGCATATCGATTGTTAGCTCTTCGGAATCCGGAATAAATTTTACGAGCTTATTACACCAGGCCGGTTTGACTTCAAAAACGGTAATATCCGAAGAAGAAGGAAATTCTACTTCTCCGCAGGAAGCTAAAAGTTTGCCGTTCACATACAAAAAGTAAGAAGAACTTTGCTCTTGTAAGATAAACGCAAGTTCTCCGTAATTTCGATTTAGTTTAAGGGTGAGTTCGTAGGTACCGTAACCTTCTCCCAATCTGGATCCACTCTTTCCGTTCCAAGAAGAAGGTACACTAACTATCTCATAAGAATTCTGGCTCTCTAATCCGGAACTTTTCCAATACAACCATCTAAATTTCCAAAGCCCGGAAAGTAAAATTGGCCCCTGTTCTTCCAGATCATAACCATTTAACTCGAGAACACCCTGGACGATAGAAGGATGTTCCACCTTTCCGGAAGATTCAATACATCCTGCAAAGAAGAACGGGAGAAATACCAGAGTTAAGTAGGTGAAGGCCTTTTTCATTTTGAAGAAAATCCGCTTTAAACCGAAGTCTGAGGGATCGAACCAAAAAAGCGTTCAAAATAGGAAAAAAATATCCTAAAATATAAAACCCTTCTTGACAAAAGAAGAGCCATTCCGACTATAACAGATAAATATCCAATTTATTGGATAAAAATTCCGAGTTGACGTCGGAAGGGACGTAAAAGTGAACCTTATGAAAGCAAAATCTAAAAACTCTGTACTCCGGTCAATTGCCAAGGGAATCGGCGCTCTGGCATTAACCGCTATCTTCTCCTTATCCGCATATGCAAACGATACCCTGTTAAACGTTTCTTTCGACCCGACCAGGGAGCTTTACGAAGAAATTAATAAGAAGTTCGTAGAGTCTTGGAAGAAGAAATCAGGAAAAGACCTTACTATCCAACAATCCCATGGTGGATCTGGAAAACAAGCTAGAGCCGTAATCGACGGATTAGAAGCGGATGTAGTAACTCTTGCTCTTGCTTATGATATTGATAGTATCGTTTCTAACGGTGGCTCCGTTTCCAAAGATTGGGAGAAAGCATTCCCGAACCATTCTACTCCATACTATTCTACAATCGTTTTCTTAGTTAGAAAAGGAAACCCTAAAGGGATCAAAGATTGGGACGATGTTGTAAAACCAGGGATCGGAGTAATCACACCAAACCCTAAAACTTCCGGTGGAGCTCGCTGGAATTATTTAGCGGCTTGGGGATTTGCAAAGAAACAATATAAAACAGAAGAAAAGGCGATCGAGTTCGTGAGAAACCTCTACAAGAACACTTCCGTTCTGGATACAGGTGCGAGAGGATCCACTACTACCTTCGTTCAAAGAGGAATCGGTGATGTTCTTCTGGCTTGGGAAAATGAAGCAGAACTTGCTCTATCCGAGTCCAGAAAAGCAAATGGTGGAGTGGCTCAGTTCGAAGTGGTTTATCCAAGCACCAGTATTCTTGCAGAAACTCCTGTAGCAATCGTTGAAAAAGTGGCTGCTAAAAAAGGAACCCAAGAAGTAGCAAAAGCATACTTGGATTTCTTATACACAAAAGAAGGTCAGGAAATTATCGCAAAACATTTCTTCCGCCCGAACGATGCAGCCATCCTGAAAGCGAATGTTGCCAAATTCCCTAAACTTCAATTATTCGACGTTAGAAGTATTGAAGGTTCCTGGGCAGCTGCTCATAAAAAACATTTCGCTGACGGCGGTCTTTTCGACTCCATCTACGGCGAGGCAAAGAAGTAAGTAGAAACTTTCCAACTAAAAGCCCATACTTATAAAAAAGGGAGCCGCCTTTGGGCGGCTCTTGGTTTGACGAAATAGGGCGTTTCTCAAGAATCGACTCAAAGGGTTTCCCATTTGAAACTGATTTTCCGTCCTTATTCAAAAACAAGCTTTGGTCTGTCCTTAGGACTCACTACATTCTACCTAAGCTTACTAGTCATTATTCCATTATCCGCATTATTCTTTAAATCTGCGACCTTAGGCATTTCCGGACTCTGGGAAGTTCTTTCAGAAGAAAGGATTAAACAAGCTCTGTATTTAAGTTTCGGAGCGGGAGGGGTCGCAGCTATCATCAATCTATTCGTAGGATTTTTATTTGCCTGGGTTTTGGTTCGTTATAATTTTCCAGGCAAAAAAATCTTAGATTCACTGGTGGATCTTCCGTTCACTCTTCCTACTGCAGTGGCAGGAATCGCATTAACCACAATTTATGCTCCTAACGGTTTTATCGGAAAATATCTGACACCTTACGGGATCAAGATCGCATACACTCCTATCGGGATTGTGATCGCTTTAGTATTCATCGGGTTTCCATTCGTTGTAAGAACTGTTCAGCCCATTCTGGAAGATCTTCCCAAAGAATTAGAAGAAAGCGCTTATTGCCTAGGAGCGAACCGATTCCAAACTTTTATCAAGGTAATCTTACCCGAGTTAATCCCTTCTTTACTCGCAGGAACGAGTATGGCATTTGCGAGAGGAATTGGAGAATACGGATCGGTCGTTTTTATTTCAGGAAACCTTCCAGGCAAAACCGAAATTCTTCCGCTACTTATAGTTACTAAATTGGAACAGTACGAATACGCAAAGGCGACAGGAATCGCCGTTTTAATGTTAGTCCTCTCCTTCACGATCATGTTTGGAATCAATTATCTGCAAAACAGAGCCTCTAGGAGACTAGGATGAAAGAAACAGAATCCGTTTGGATCCGCTTATCTTTGATCGTTGCGGTCCTCCTTCTTGCATTTATTATTCTAATCCTTCCGATCACAGTGGTCTTCTTAGAAGCATTCGCGCAGGGTTGGGAGGCTTACTTAAAAGGATTACAGGACAGCGATACGATTGCCGCAATGCTCATGACATTGAAGGTAGCAGCTATCGCAGTTCCTTTAAACACTGCCTTCGGGTTGATTGCTGCATTTCTTTTAACAAGATTTGAATTCCCCGGAAAAAATATACTTCTTACAATTATAGATTCCCCATTTGCTGTTTCTCCAGTAATCTCCGGTCTGATTTTCCTTTTACTTTTCGGAAAACAAGGATGGATGGGAGATATATTAGAAGAGTGGAATATTAAAATCGTATTTAATACTCCTGGACTCGTGATTGCTACGGTATTTATCACACTTCCATTCGTAGCCAGAGAATTGATCCCTCTTATGCAAAGCCAGGGAAAAGAAGAAGAAGAGGCCGGGATCTTACTAGGAGCTTCTCTCTACCAGACATTCATTAAAATTATCATCCCGAATATCAAATGGGGACTCTTGTACGGACTTATACTTTGTAATGCGAGAGCAATGGGAGAATTCGGAGCGGTTTCCGTTCTATCCGGACATATCCGAGGAAAAACCAATACCTTACCCTTGCAGATAGAAATGTTATATAACGAGTATAATTCCGTAGGAGCATTTTCAGCCGCATCTGTACTTGTATTTCTTTCGCTACTAACGTTACTCTTAAAAACGATCTTAGAAAGAAATCTTCATAGAAAAGAAGAGCTTGTAATTCCGGAAGATCCATCTGAGGAAAAAAAAGTAAAAAAAAAGAAAGGTCCCTCGGATTTTCAAATATAGGAGAATAAGATGTCCATCGAAATTCGAAATGTAAGCAAACGATTCGGAAAATTCCAGGCCTTGGACCAAGTGGACCTGACCATCCCGAATGGAGATCTAGTCGCATTACTCGGGCCATCCGGAAGTGGAAAAACCACATTATTAAGAATGATCGCAGGTCTTGATACTCCGGACGAAGGAGAAATCTTGTTCAACGGAGAGAAA is part of the Leptospira neocaledonica genome and harbors:
- a CDS encoding sulfate ABC transporter substrate-binding protein produces the protein MKAKSKNSVLRSIAKGIGALALTAIFSLSAYANDTLLNVSFDPTRELYEEINKKFVESWKKKSGKDLTIQQSHGGSGKQARAVIDGLEADVVTLALAYDIDSIVSNGGSVSKDWEKAFPNHSTPYYSTIVFLVRKGNPKGIKDWDDVVKPGIGVITPNPKTSGGARWNYLAAWGFAKKQYKTEEKAIEFVRNLYKNTSVLDTGARGSTTTFVQRGIGDVLLAWENEAELALSESRKANGGVAQFEVVYPSTSILAETPVAIVEKVAAKKGTQEVAKAYLDFLYTKEGQEIIAKHFFRPNDAAILKANVAKFPKLQLFDVRSIEGSWAAAHKKHFADGGLFDSIYGEAKK
- the cysT gene encoding sulfate ABC transporter permease subunit CysT, translating into MKLIFRPYSKTSFGLSLGLTTFYLSLLVIIPLSALFFKSATLGISGLWEVLSEERIKQALYLSFGAGGVAAIINLFVGFLFAWVLVRYNFPGKKILDSLVDLPFTLPTAVAGIALTTIYAPNGFIGKYLTPYGIKIAYTPIGIVIALVFIGFPFVVRTVQPILEDLPKELEESAYCLGANRFQTFIKVILPELIPSLLAGTSMAFARGIGEYGSVVFISGNLPGKTEILPLLIVTKLEQYEYAKATGIAVLMLVLSFTIMFGINYLQNRASRRLG
- the cysW gene encoding sulfate ABC transporter permease subunit CysW, which codes for MKETESVWIRLSLIVAVLLLAFIILILPITVVFLEAFAQGWEAYLKGLQDSDTIAAMLMTLKVAAIAVPLNTAFGLIAAFLLTRFEFPGKNILLTIIDSPFAVSPVISGLIFLLLFGKQGWMGDILEEWNIKIVFNTPGLVIATVFITLPFVARELIPLMQSQGKEEEEAGILLGASLYQTFIKIIIPNIKWGLLYGLILCNARAMGEFGAVSVLSGHIRGKTNTLPLQIEMLYNEYNSVGAFSAASVLVFLSLLTLLLKTILERNLHRKEELVIPEDPSEEKKVKKKKGPSDFQI